CCGTTGCCGTCCATGATGATCGCCACGTGGCGCGGCAGGCAGGCCATCGCCTCGGCGCTCAGATGAATGGCGGCCGCGCTCATGGGCTAAACGAAAATTGTCTGCTCGCGCGCCGGTCCGACCGATGCGATCGCCAGCTTCGCTCCCGTCAACTCCGCAATCGCCTTGAGATAAGACTTCGCCTTGGCCGGCATTTTTTTCCAATCGCGGACTTCATGCGTCGGCGTTTTCCAACCGGGAAACTCCGCGTAAATCGGTTCGCATTTCGCGAGCGTCTCGATGTCGTTTGGAATGTAATCGTAACGTGTCGAGCCCAGTTTATAACCGATGCACACCTTGATGGTTTCGAGCGAATCGAGCCCGTCCAAATTCGTCACCGCCAGTTCATCAATGCCATTCACCATCGTCGCGTGGCGCGTCGCCACCGAATCGAACCATCCGCAACGGCGCGCACGGCCCGTCGTCGAACCGAACTCACGCCCCATCGCGTGCAGCATGTCCGCAATCTCCGCATTCTCCGTCAGCAACGGCCCCTCGCCCACGCGCGTCGTGTAAGCCTTCATCACGCCCACCACGCGGTCCATGCGATTCGGCGCCACGCCGGAACCCGTGCACGCGCCGCCCGCCGTGGTGTTCGACGACGTCACGAACGGATACGTGCCGTGATCAATGTCCAGGAAAGTTCCCTGCGCGCCTTCGAATAAAATATCCTTGCCCTGGCGCATCGCCTTGTCGAGCAGCACCACCGTGTTCGTCACGAAAGGACGCAACCGCTCGCCCGCCGCGCGATAAGCCGCAAGCACTTTGCTAAAAGAAATCGGTTTAGCGCCGAACGCCTTCAGCACTTCATTATTTTCTTTGATGCGCAATTTCAACTGCATCGCAAAACGCTCGGGATTGATCAAATCTATCATGCGCAGTCCGGTTCGCGCCGCCTTGTCGCCATACGCCGGGCCGATGCCTCGCTTGGTCGTGCCGATTTTATTTTTGCCCTTGAGCATTTCGCGCTGCTCATCCAATTCACGATGATAAGGAAAAACCAGGTGCGCCGTCTCGCTGATAAACAAATTTCCGTTCACGCCCACGTTCAATTTGAGCAACCCGTCAATTTCCGCGACCAAACTCACCGGATCAATCACCACGCCATTGCCGATCACGCAAGTTTTTCCCTTGCGCAAAATCCCCGACGGAATCAGATGCAGCACATATTTTTTCGGGCCGATGAAGACCGTATGACCGGCGTTATTGCCGCCCTGGGTTCGCACCACCACATCGGCCTGCTCCGTGAGCACGTCAATGATTTTGCCTTTGCCTTCATCGCCCCACTGGGCGCCGACCAGAATTGTATTCGCCATAATGATTCAACCGAAAAACGCGCAGCCGCACTTTGCAACCGCCAGCGTCACGCGCGTAAAACTGCAATAAAAATCCCCGAACTGTAAATTCGGGGCGAACGCACGGTATTTACAGACAGAAACTAGAGAGACTCCCCCACCGTGTCAACGCCCGATTCGCAACGAATCCATGACAAATTATTTTCGCCAAAAAGCACCCGCCACCAACTCGCCCGAATAAACAAACCCCCATTCCTCATCCCATCAAAATCCCTTCTTCATCCCCCTCTGCGCCTCTCGCGTCTCTGCGCCTCTGCGTCAAAATCCGCTCTCCAACCCACAGTTCGTGACCGCGTCCACCGCCACCAAAAAAACTTCCCCCCACCCCACATTGCTTTATTCTATCCGCATGTCTTGGCCCGCTGATTATCACATGCACACGCCCCTCTGCCAGCACGCAGTCGGGCAGCCGACCGAATACGCCGCTCACGCCGTCGCGCGCGGCTTGACCGAAATCGGCTTCTCCGACCATTCGCCCATGCGCAAAGACAACTTCGACGAATGGCGCATGAACACCGATAAACTCGGTGAATACGTCGAAAACGTGCGCCGCGCCCAAAAAGATTTCCCCCAACTCACCATCAAGCTCGCGCTCGAAGTGGATTACCTGCCCGGCCAGGAAGATTGGATCCGCGAACTCGCCCGCATGCACCCGTGGGATTATTTCATCGGCTCCGTCCACTACGTTTCCGAATCATGGGCGATAGACAGCCCGCACCAACTCGCCGAATGGAAAAAGCACGACGCTTACGAAGTCTGGTCCATGTATTTCGATTGGCTCACCCGCGCCGCCGACTCCGGTCTCTTTGAAATCATCGGCCACGCCGATCTTCCAAAAAAATTCGGCATCTATCCCGACCGCG
This portion of the Verrucomicrobiia bacterium genome encodes:
- a CDS encoding adenylosuccinate synthase, which translates into the protein MANTILVGAQWGDEGKGKIIDVLTEQADVVVRTQGGNNAGHTVFIGPKKYVLHLIPSGILRKGKTCVIGNGVVIDPVSLVAEIDGLLKLNVGVNGNLFISETAHLVFPYHRELDEQREMLKGKNKIGTTKRGIGPAYGDKAARTGLRMIDLINPERFAMQLKLRIKENNEVLKAFGAKPISFSKVLAAYRAAGERLRPFVTNTVVLLDKAMRQGKDILFEGAQGTFLDIDHGTYPFVTSSNTTAGGACTGSGVAPNRMDRVVGVMKAYTTRVGEGPLLTENAEIADMLHAMGREFGSTTGRARRCGWFDSVATRHATMVNGIDELAVTNLDGLDSLETIKVCIGYKLGSTRYDYIPNDIETLAKCEPIYAEFPGWKTPTHEVRDWKKMPAKAKSYLKAIAELTGAKLAIASVGPAREQTIFV
- a CDS encoding histidinol-phosphatase HisJ family protein gives rise to the protein MSWPADYHMHTPLCQHAVGQPTEYAAHAVARGLTEIGFSDHSPMRKDNFDEWRMNTDKLGEYVENVRRAQKDFPQLTIKLALEVDYLPGQEDWIRELARMHPWDYFIGSVHYVSESWAIDSPHQLAEWKKHDAYEVWSMYFDWLTRAADSGLFEIIGHADLPKKFGIYPDRDCTSLFERFLETASKKNVAIELNTAGLRKDCKEIYPSPKLLRLAREKNVPITFGSDAHAPSEVGMNFTEAIQLAREIGYTESCRFTQRKREFKKF